Proteins found in one Gigantopelta aegis isolate Gae_Host chromosome 12, Gae_host_genome, whole genome shotgun sequence genomic segment:
- the LOC121385769 gene encoding uncharacterized protein LOC121385769, whose product MLALLVIILVVVIIRMRSKLAESKVKLSDIRLGDENQATSVYVHDNSTVGTSPSDVPVGSSWYGRSAPTGEHDYQTEQGLSGNNDQQTNTYERLDVDVTAQRGTYEKLTV is encoded by the exons ATGTTAGCTCTACTTGTTATTATATTGGTTGTTGTCATCATTAG AATGCGATCCAAATTGGCAGAGTCCAAGGTAAAATTGTCCGACATAAGACTAGGTGATGAAAACCAAGCTACCTCAGTGTACGTGCATGATAACAGCACAGTTGGTACTTCCCCATCTGACGTACCTGTAGGATCCTCTTGGTACGGAAGATCAGCACCTACTGGAGAACATGATTACCAAACCGAACAAGGACTGTCAGGAAACAACgatcaacaaacaaacacgtaCGAGAGACTGGATGTGGACGTCACTGCACAGAGAGGTACATATGAGAAGTTAACTGTGTAA